CGGTCTAGCCCTCGATGAGCGAGATGATGTTGCCGGCCGGGTCGGCGAACCAGCCGATGGTCGGCCCCTCGGCGGGATCGGTCGAGCGCATCACGCCATGCTCGTCCTGCCCGGATCCCTCGTAGCGGATGAGCTCGACGCCGGCCTCGGCGAGCTCGGCGACCGCCTGATCGATGTCGGCGACCTCGAGGTTGAGGACCGTGTAGCTCGCGGGCACGTGGTCCTCGCCCTTGGGGTAGACGATGATCGGGGCGCCGCCCGTGACGTGCAGCGCGATGATGCCGCCCATGCCCGCGTCGCGGACGTCCAGCCCGAGTGTGTCGCGGTAGAAGACGGCGAGCCGCTCGGTATCGTCCGCCGAGTAGCCGCTGAAGGCGCCGGTCGTGGTGAGCATGTCGTTGGACCTCCGTGTCTCGCATCCATGCGTCCACATGATCCGGGGCGGATCGACTATATTGTGAACACTGTCAACAATGTCACGGCCGGGCGCCAGAGTCCAGGCCGGCGGAACGGAGCGGGATGACCGCCGCGCGCACGACCTACCGTCACGGGGATCTCCGGCAGGCGCTCGTCGACGCCGGGCTGGAGATGTCGCGCGACGGCGGGCCGGATGCGGTCGTGCTCCGCGAGGCCACCCGGCGCGCCGGCGTCTCCCCCAACGCCGCCTACCGCCACTTCGCCGATCGCGGCGCGCTCGTCCAGGCGGTCTCCGATGCGGCCCTCGGCCGGGTCGCCGAGGCGATCGAGCGGGAATGGGATGCGATCGACCCCCACGAGGACCCCGCCGCTCGTGCGCACGCCGAGCTGCGCGCCGTCGGCACCGGCTACCTCCGCTTCGCGCACGACGAGCCGGGCATCTTCCGCGCGGCCTTCACCGTGCCGCGCAACCTCGAGTCGGCGCTGAGCCCCGAGAAGGCAGGCCCCGGCGGCCGCACCCCCTTCGAGCTCCTCGGCATCGCGCTCGACGACCTCGTGGCAGCCGGCGAGCTGGCTCCCGAGCGCCGGGAGGGGGCCGAGCTCGTCGCCTGGTCGGCGGTGCACGGGCTCGCGATGCTCGTGCTGGAGGGCCCGCTCAGCGAGCTGCCCGACGAGGTCGCACGCGCGGTCGGCCAGCACGTCATCGCGATGGTCGACCGCGGCCTCTGAGGTCGCCTCGGGCGACCCGCCGCTCAGTCCGAGGACAGCGGGCGCAGCGACGAGCCCTTGTGCGCCGCCCTCGCCCCGGTCTTCTCCGACTCGACGACGAACGCGGGCTCCTCGTCGCTCGCCGTGAACTGCTGACCCTCGAAGGTGAAGTCGGCGGTCTTCCGCTCGACGACCTTCCCCTGGGTGCGCCCCTGCGAGGTCCCCCAGCTGACGCGGCCGCCCACCCGGATCCCGGCGCTCACAGCTCGACCCGCCGGTTCTCGCCGAGGTCGGGCTCCTGGCGGGTGAGGATGCCCTTGACCACCTGGAAGGCCTTCGCGACGGCGGGCTTGTCCGTGTCCCAGTACTCGACGGTCGCCACGTCGACGCGGAGCACGGCGACGGCCGGGTCCTCGCGCCCGCCCTCGAAGTAGGCGTCCGCGAACGGGTTCCAGAGCTGGTCGATGCGGGCCTGGCTCCGGTCGACGGACCCCGCGCCGCTCAGCGAGAGGTAGCCCTTGTCGTCGGCCACCGAGACGTTGACCTCGGGATGCCGCCGGATCTCGTCGGTCTTGGTGCTCGGGTCGAAGGTCAGGAACCAGAGGGTTCCCTCGAACTCCTCCGCCTCGAGCAGCGCCAGCGGGCGGCTGTGCAGCGCACCGCCTGAGCCTCGGCTCGTCACGATCGCGGTGCGCCCGGATCGCAGGATGCCGCGGATGGTCTCGAGGTCGTCGTTCGTCGCATCGCTCATGTCCTGACGCTCGCACGCGCGGCAGCCCGACGGCCCCGGCTCCCGGGCGACGTTCAGGCCGCGTCGAGCACGCGGTCGGCGAAGGACTCGAGCCGGCGGGACAGCCCCTCGGCGCGCGCGGCGACCGCGGCGTCCTGATCGGCGCGGAAGGAGGTGCTCGCGGCCGGGGCGATGCGGATGATGAGGGAGCACGCGAGGTCGCGGCAGATGTAGGTGCCCACCGAGTTGCCGCGCTCGCCCGCCTCACCGGTTTTCGGCGCCGAGAACATGCGCACCTGATCGGCGGGCTGCTGCGTGTTGCAGAGATTGCAGAGCGCGGCGCCGCCGCCCATCGTCGCGGCGGCGGCCCGCACCACGAGCCCGACCGGCTCGCCGTCGCGCCAGAACACGAGGTAGCCCCGCTGCGGCGCCTGCGGGTCGCGCCAGCCGAGGTACTCGCGCTCCTCCCAGAGCACCTCGTGCAGACCCGGCAGCGGCATGCGCTGCGCCTCGCCGGGAGGCGCGTTGACGAGGGATGCGCGGATGTCGGCCTCGGTCAGCGGCTTCATGATGCGTGCCAGCCTAGGCTCCCGCGCCCGGCTCCGCCGCGGTGATCCTGGGTGCGAGGTGCGGGCGCGGTGCGCGCGAGCAGCGAGCCGAGCGCCGCGGCCCGCCAGCCGATCTAGCGTCGCCGCATGACCACGTCACGCGATCCCGATGCCGACGCCCCGCTCGACGAGCCGCAGCAGCGCGAGAAAGATGTGAGCGAGAGCCCGGGCAGCGAGCGCGACGTCGAGGGCCGGCAGTCGTCGCCGCGCGACAGCGGCGCGACCGACGACCCGGAGATCGACCGGGACGCCGTCAAGACGCTGCCGGGGACCGGCGGGCCCGACGATGTCGGCGAGATCGAGGTCGACGAGGACGAGATCGACATCCCGCGGAAGGACGGCGCACGATGACGCGCTTCGGCTACACCCTCATGACCGAGCAGAGCGGGCCGCGCGAGCTCGTCCGCTACGCCGCGGCGGCGGAGGAGCGCGGCTTCGACTTCGAGGTGTCGAGCGACCACTTCTCCCCGTGGCTCGTGGAGCAGGGCCACGCGCCGCACGCCTGGACGCTGCTCGGCGCGGTCGCTCAGGCGACCTCGCGCGTCGAGCTCATGACCTATGTGACGTGCCCCACGATCCGCTACCGGCCGGCGGTGGTCGCGCAGCAGGCGGCGACGCTGCAGCTCCTCGCGGAGGGCCGCTTCACGCTCGGCCTCGGCTCGGGCGAGAACCTCAACGAGCACGTCGTCGGGGAGGGCTGGCCCGCGATCGACGCACGGCAGGACATGCTCGTGGAGGCGATGGAGATCATCCGCGAGCTGCTCGGCGGCGGTCTGGTCACCTACGACGGCGCATACTTCCGCGTCGACTCCGCCCGGATCTGGGACCTTCCCGAGGACGGCGTGCCGATCGCAGTCGCCGTGTCGGGCGAGAAGTCCGTCGCGCGCTTCTCGGGCCTCGCGGACCATCTCGTCGCGGTCGAGCCCGACGCCGAGCTGGTCCGCGCGTGGGACGGCGCGCACGAGGGCCCCTCTCGCAAGATCGGCCAGCTCCCCATCTGCTGGGACCCGGACGAGGGCGCCGCCGTCGCGCGCGCGCACGAGCAGTTCCGCTGGTTCGCCGGCGGCTGGTCGGTCAATGCCGACCTCCCCACCCCGGCGGGCTTCCACGGCGCGAGCGCCTTCGTGCGCGAGGAGGACGTCGCCGACTCGATCGCGTGCGGCCCCGACCTCGACCGCATCGCCGAGTCGGCTCGACCTTTCCTCGACGCGGGCTTCACCGATCTCGCGATCGTCCAGGTCGGCGACGAGGGCCAGGACCGCTTCCTCGAGGAGGCCGCGGAGCCGCTGCTCGAGCGGCTGCGGGCGCTCTGATCCGACGGGACGCCGTCGTGGTCAGGCGAGCGGTCCGGCCTCGCGCGCGATCGGCGGCAGCACGCGCCGCATGTAGCGCGCCCACCACAGCCTGACGACGAGCCGGACGAGCAGCCGAGCGCCGCGGCGGGGGTGGAACTCGTAGGTCCAGCGGACGCGGGTGCCGGCGCCCTCGGGCGCGAAGACCCACTCGGCGCGGGCGCCCTCGACGAGGCGGCCGAAGAGCTTCTGGAAGTGCGAGAGGTCGTAGGCGAAGCGGCGCGGCTCGTCGACGAGCCGCAGCGTCTCGACGACCGAGCCGCCGTCGGAGAGGAGCAGGCGCCGGTGATCGCCCTCCGCGTCGAAGGCTCCGGCGCGGTCGACGACCCCGACGACCGCGGGCAGCGGGCCGAAGCGCGGGTACCAGCTCGCGGGGTCTGCCGCCGTCACGATGCGGAACGCATCCGGCAGCGGGGCGAGGACGAGCACCTCGGCGCTCGATCCCTCACCGGTCGGCATCGCGGCTCCGCCGGGCCTCAGTCGAGCTTCTCGAGGAGGTGGAAGGGGATCACGAGCGACAGCGAGACGGCGATGATGCCGCCGCCGAACATGAGGAACTGGAGGGGCGCCGCCGCGTCGATCGCGTAGCCGAAGAGCAGGAGAGCTCCGACGAACAGGATCATGGCGATGACGAACGCGGCGACCTTCATGCTCCGATCCTACCGGGAGGCCTTGACGCCGCCGTACCGGCGTGCCATCATCCAACCCAGCGGTTATCGAACCAATCGGTTATATTCACGAGCCGCCGGATGACGAGGAGAGGGGCGACCATGCCGGTCGACGAGCTCAGCCGCGTGTTCTCCGCCCTCGCCGACCCCACCCGGCGCGAGATCCTCGCGCGCCTCGCGGAGGGCGAGAAGACGGTCGGCGAGCTCGCCGAGCCCTTCGACATGAGCCAGCCCGCCGTGTCCAAGCACCTCAAGGTGCTCGAGAGCGCCGGCCTCATCCGACGCGAGCGCGTCGCGCAGTCCCGCTACAGCCGCCTCGATGCGGAGGGGATGCGCGAGGCCGCCGCATGGATCCAGCACTACAAGCGGTTCTGGAGCGACCGGCTCGACGCACTCGACGGTGCGCTGGCCGCCTACCTCGCCGAGAATCCGACGAAGGAGCAGGAATCATGAGCAGCATCCCCGCCGTCCCCGAGGTCACCGACCGGGACGTCTTCATCACCCGCGCCTTCGACGCGCCGCGCGACGTGGTCTGGCGCTTCTGGACGGAGCCCGAGCACCTCAGCCGCTGGTTCGGCCCCGCCGAGGTCCACGTCGACTCCGCCAGCGTCCTCGTCCAGCCGCACGCCGGCGGCCGCTGGGACCTCGACATGGTCGACGACCAGAACGGCGCGACCTACCCGCTGCGCGCCGTGCTCCGGCAGGTCATCCCGCCCGAGTACCTCGAGGGCGTCATCGAGGCCGGCAGCGAGGACGGCGAGATCTCGGGCGTCACGCTCCGCGTCTGGTTCCACGACCACGGCGAGCGGACCCGGATCACGATCCATCAGGGCCCGTTCACCGCGGAGCACCGCGACATGACGATCGACGGATGGGAGTCGTCCTTCCTGAAGCTCGACGCGATCTGGGCGGGGGGCGCGGCATGACCGGCGCCGGCACGGCCTCCGCACGCAGCGCGACCGCGTTCGCCGTCTCCGCCGACGGCACGCGCATCGCCTACGAGACGGTCGGCCGCGGTCCCCTCCTCGTGCTCGTCGACGGCGCCATGTGCGCACGCGACTTCGGCCCCGCGCGCGACGTCGCCGCATCCCTCGCCGACGCGTTCACGGTCATCGCCTACGACCGGCGGGGGCGCGGCGAGAGCGGGAACACGGAACCCTACGCGGTGGCGCGGGAGATCGAGGACCTCACAGCGGTCATCGAGGCCGGCGGCGGCGAGGCGCTCGTGCTCGGCCAGTCCTCGGGCGCCGGACTCGCGCTCGAGGCCGCCGCGGCCGGTGCGCCCATCACGCGCCTCGCGAGCTACGAGGCGCCGTGGGTCGGCCGCCGCGCCGGCCGCGACGGCGCTCCGCTCGACCACCACGGCACCCTCGATCGGCTCATCGCCGAGGGGCGCAACGGCCGAGCCGTCGACTACTTCATGGTGACGATGGTGAACGGGCCGAAGATCATGCCGATCATGATGCGGCTCATGCGGAAGGCGTGGCGGCACCTCCTCGCCGTCGCGCCGACGCTCCGGTACGACGCGGCCGTCATGGGCGACTTCGAGGTGCCCCGCGAGCGGCTCGCGGCGATCCGCATCCCCGTCCTCGCGCTGTGCGGCGAGAAGGCGGCGCCCGAGATGGATGCGGCCCAGCGCGCGATCGCGGAGGCCGTGCCGGGGGCGCGCCACGCGGTGCTCTCCGGTCAGACGCATATGGTCTCCCCCGCCGCGCTCGGCCCCGAGCTGCGCGCCTTCTTCGCGTGAGCGCCCGCCCAGTCCGCCGCCAGTGGCCGACCAGGGCGCCGTCAGGCTGGGCGCGTAGCATCGTGGGGTGTCCGGCTCGACTCGACTCCATGCGCTCGACGGCGTACGCGGAGTCGCGGCCTTCGTCGTGGTGCTCTACCACCTGAGCCTCATCGCGCGACCGTTCCTCAGCCGTGGGGACACGAGCACCGCCTGGCAGCTCGCGACCGAGACCCCGGCGAAGCTCGCCTTCGCGGGGACCGAGGCGGTGCTCGTCTTCTTCGTCCTGAGCGGCCTCGTCGTCGTGCTGCCCGCGCTCCGGGAGGGCTTCAGCTGGGCGGGCTTCCTCGTCTCACGCGCCGTGCGGCTCTACCTCCCGGTCTGGGGCGCGCTGCTCTTCGCCGCGCTCCTCATCGCGCTGCTGCCGCGCGATCCCGCACGCGTCGCCGACGGCGAGTGGATCGTCGACGCCAACGCCCGGACGCTCGACGCCGGCCAGCTGCTCGCGGAGGCGAGCCTGACCCCGGCGAGCTACGACGTCGTCAACGTCCTCTGGTCGCTGCGCTGGGAGCTCGTCTTCACGCTCCTCCTCCCCCTCTTCGTCGTGATCGCCGTCGTCGGCCGCCGACACGTGGCGCTGCTCGGCGCGCTCGCCCTCGGCGGCACGATCCTCGGCCGCATCCTCGACCTCGAGGCGCTCGTCTACCTGCCGGTGTTCCTGCTCGGCTCGCTCATCGCCGTGCGGCTCGACGACTTCCGGCGGTGGGCCGCCGCCCGCCCGCGACCGCTCCTGTGGGGGCTCGGCGGCGCCGCCTCCGCCGCCATGCTCATCGCGAGCTGGCTCGGCCGCCCGATCGCCGAGTCCGACTCGCTCCTCGGCCGGACCCTGTGGGGGCTCGCCGGGGTGGGCGCCGTCGGCATCATCCTCGTGGCGATCGGCTCGCCGGCGATCTCGCGCCTCCTCGAGGCCCGCGTCTCGCAGTGGCTCGGCCGCGTCTCGTTCAGCCTCTACCTCGTGCACGTCCCGATCATCGCGAGCGTCGCCTTCCTCACGGGCGACGAGCGCTGGTGGCTCGTCGCCGCGATCTCCGTGCCGCTCAGCCTGCTCGCGGCCGAGCTGTTCCACCGCGTCGTCGAGAGGCCGTCGCACCGGCTCGCGCGCCAGGTCGGGCGGCGCGTCGGCCGGGCGAGCGCCGCGCTCAGACCGCCGCGCGACGCCGCCGAGCCCGCTCGATCCGCGTCCGGATCCCCCGGACGATGACGAAGCGCGCGAGCCGCGCCGTCGTCACATAGCCGGTCACGCCGGCGCGCTTGAGCTGCTTGCGCGCGAGGGCACGGCCGAAGGCGCGCGCCCAGTCGGCGGTGACCCGCTCGTCGGTATAGCGCTGCGCCGTGCGCTGCGCGGCCAG
The Homoserinibacter sp. YIM 151385 DNA segment above includes these coding regions:
- a CDS encoding VOC family protein; the encoded protein is MLTTTGAFSGYSADDTERLAVFYRDTLGLDVRDAGMGGIIALHVTGGAPIIVYPKGEDHVPASYTVLNLEVADIDQAVAELAEAGVELIRYEGSGQDEHGVMRSTDPAEGPTIGWFADPAGNIISLIEG
- a CDS encoding DUF2945 domain-containing protein codes for the protein MSAGIRVGGRVSWGTSQGRTQGKVVERKTADFTFEGQQFTASDEEPAFVVESEKTGARAAHKGSSLRPLSSD
- a CDS encoding pyridoxamine 5'-phosphate oxidase family protein; amino-acid sequence: MSDATNDDLETIRGILRSGRTAIVTSRGSGGALHSRPLALLEAEEFEGTLWFLTFDPSTKTDEIRRHPEVNVSVADDKGYLSLSGAGSVDRSQARIDQLWNPFADAYFEGGREDPAVAVLRVDVATVEYWDTDKPAVAKAFQVVKGILTRQEPDLGENRRVEL
- a CDS encoding SRPBCC family protein translates to MSSIPAVPEVTDRDVFITRAFDAPRDVVWRFWTEPEHLSRWFGPAEVHVDSASVLVQPHAGGRWDLDMVDDQNGATYPLRAVLRQVIPPEYLEGVIEAGSEDGEISGVTLRVWFHDHGERTRITIHQGPFTAEHRDMTIDGWESSFLKLDAIWAGGAA
- a CDS encoding ArsR/SmtB family transcription factor produces the protein MPVDELSRVFSALADPTRREILARLAEGEKTVGELAEPFDMSQPAVSKHLKVLESAGLIRRERVAQSRYSRLDAEGMREAAAWIQHYKRFWSDRLDALDGALAAYLAENPTKEQES
- a CDS encoding TIGR03557 family F420-dependent LLM class oxidoreductase — encoded protein: MTRFGYTLMTEQSGPRELVRYAAAAEERGFDFEVSSDHFSPWLVEQGHAPHAWTLLGAVAQATSRVELMTYVTCPTIRYRPAVVAQQAATLQLLAEGRFTLGLGSGENLNEHVVGEGWPAIDARQDMLVEAMEIIRELLGGGLVTYDGAYFRVDSARIWDLPEDGVPIAVAVSGEKSVARFSGLADHLVAVEPDAELVRAWDGAHEGPSRKIGQLPICWDPDEGAAVARAHEQFRWFAGGWSVNADLPTPAGFHGASAFVREEDVADSIACGPDLDRIAESARPFLDAGFTDLAIVQVGDEGQDRFLEEAAEPLLERLRAL
- a CDS encoding TetR/AcrR family transcriptional regulator: MTAARTTYRHGDLRQALVDAGLEMSRDGGPDAVVLREATRRAGVSPNAAYRHFADRGALVQAVSDAALGRVAEAIEREWDAIDPHEDPAARAHAELRAVGTGYLRFAHDEPGIFRAAFTVPRNLESALSPEKAGPGGRTPFELLGIALDDLVAAGELAPERREGAELVAWSAVHGLAMLVLEGPLSELPDEVARAVGQHVIAMVDRGL
- a CDS encoding SRPBCC family protein, with the protein product MPTGEGSSAEVLVLAPLPDAFRIVTAADPASWYPRFGPLPAVVGVVDRAGAFDAEGDHRRLLLSDGGSVVETLRLVDEPRRFAYDLSHFQKLFGRLVEGARAEWVFAPEGAGTRVRWTYEFHPRRGARLLVRLVVRLWWARYMRRVLPPIAREAGPLA
- a CDS encoding FBP domain-containing protein — protein: MKPLTEADIRASLVNAPPGEAQRMPLPGLHEVLWEEREYLGWRDPQAPQRGYLVFWRDGEPVGLVVRAAAATMGGGAALCNLCNTQQPADQVRMFSAPKTGEAGERGNSVGTYICRDLACSLIIRIAPAASTSFRADQDAAVAARAEGLSRRLESFADRVLDAA
- a CDS encoding alpha/beta fold hydrolase, which encodes MTGAGTASARSATAFAVSADGTRIAYETVGRGPLLVLVDGAMCARDFGPARDVAASLADAFTVIAYDRRGRGESGNTEPYAVAREIEDLTAVIEAGGGEALVLGQSSGAGLALEAAAAGAPITRLASYEAPWVGRRAGRDGAPLDHHGTLDRLIAEGRNGRAVDYFMVTMVNGPKIMPIMMRLMRKAWRHLLAVAPTLRYDAAVMGDFEVPRERLAAIRIPVLALCGEKAAPEMDAAQRAIAEAVPGARHAVLSGQTHMVSPAALGPELRAFFA
- a CDS encoding acyltransferase family protein, which produces MSGSTRLHALDGVRGVAAFVVVLYHLSLIARPFLSRGDTSTAWQLATETPAKLAFAGTEAVLVFFVLSGLVVVLPALREGFSWAGFLVSRAVRLYLPVWGALLFAALLIALLPRDPARVADGEWIVDANARTLDAGQLLAEASLTPASYDVVNVLWSLRWELVFTLLLPLFVVIAVVGRRHVALLGALALGGTILGRILDLEALVYLPVFLLGSLIAVRLDDFRRWAAARPRPLLWGLGGAASAAMLIASWLGRPIAESDSLLGRTLWGLAGVGAVGIILVAIGSPAISRLLEARVSQWLGRVSFSLYLVHVPIIASVAFLTGDERWWLVAAISVPLSLLAAELFHRVVERPSHRLARQVGRRVGRASAALRPPRDAAEPARSASGSPGR